A genomic stretch from Desulfotignum balticum DSM 7044 includes:
- the rplB gene encoding 50S ribosomal protein L2: MSTIIKAKPTSPGRRSQEFLSFEEITKSKPERRLTRKISKKAGRNNNGRVTTRHRGGGAKKQYRIIDFKRDKDGIPAKVTAIEYDPNRSARIALLVYADGEKRYILAPLEVKVGDILETGPDADIKPGNCMPLEKIPTGTRIHNIELKQDKGGQIVRSAGAFARLMAKEGDYAQVLLPSGEVRMVHVKCKATVGRVGNEKHGDVSLGKAGRSRWLGRRPSVRGVAMNPVDHPMGGGEGRSSGGRQPCTPWGVPTKGKRTRNNARTDQYIVKRRAKRK; this comes from the coding sequence ATGTCAACGATAATAAAGGCCAAACCGACATCTCCCGGAAGACGTTCCCAGGAATTCCTTTCTTTTGAAGAGATTACCAAGTCGAAACCTGAAAGACGTCTTACCAGAAAGATAAGTAAAAAAGCCGGGCGGAACAACAACGGACGGGTGACGACAAGGCATCGGGGCGGCGGCGCAAAAAAACAGTACCGTATCATCGATTTCAAGCGTGATAAGGATGGGATTCCAGCCAAAGTCACAGCCATAGAATATGACCCCAACCGAAGTGCACGGATCGCGCTGCTGGTTTATGCAGATGGTGAAAAGCGATATATACTGGCACCCCTGGAAGTAAAAGTGGGGGATATTCTGGAAACCGGACCGGATGCCGATATTAAACCCGGTAACTGTATGCCGCTGGAAAAAATTCCCACAGGTACCCGGATTCATAATATAGAGCTAAAACAGGACAAAGGCGGACAAATTGTCAGAAGCGCGGGTGCGTTTGCCCGGCTCATGGCCAAGGAAGGTGATTACGCCCAGGTGCTGCTGCCGTCCGGTGAAGTTCGTATGGTCCATGTGAAATGTAAGGCAACGGTTGGGCGTGTCGGCAACGAAAAACACGGCGACGTCAGTCTTGGCAAAGCGGGCCGATCCAGATGGCTGGGTAGACGACCGTCTGTTCGAGGTGTTGCCATGAACCCGGTGGATCATCCCATGGGCGGCGGCGAAGGCCGTTCTTCGGGGGGTCGCCAGCCCTGTACGCCCTGGGGGGTTCCCACCAAAGGCAAGAGAACCAGGAATAATGCGAGGACGGATCAGTATATCGTTAAAAGAAGGGCTAAGAGAAAATAA
- the rpsS gene encoding 30S ribosomal protein S19 encodes MPRSLKKGPYIAPALLKKVLVARNANSNKVIKTWSRRSTILPEMVGITFAVHNGKKFIPVFVSENMVGHKLGEFSPTRTFWGHAGDKKAKR; translated from the coding sequence ATGCCACGATCATTGAAAAAAGGACCATATATTGCACCGGCGCTTTTGAAAAAAGTTTTGGTGGCAAGAAATGCCAACAGCAATAAAGTGATTAAAACATGGTCAAGACGTTCGACTATTTTACCGGAGATGGTCGGCATCACGTTTGCCGTTCACAATGGAAAAAAATTCATTCCTGTTTTTGTTTCTGAAAATATGGTGGGTCATAAACTGGGTGAGTTCTCACCGACTAGAACATTTTGGGGTCATGCCGGAGATAAAAAAGCCAAACGGTAG
- the rpsH gene encoding 30S ribosomal protein S8, with protein MAVSDPVADMLTIIRNGGKAGFAKVDIPGSKVKLEMVRVLKEQGYIKNYKFLEDGTQGKIRVYLKYMKEGKPTIFGIDRVSKPSCRVYSKAQEIKPVLNGLGIAIVSTSKGVMTDKQAREANVGGEVLCNVW; from the coding sequence ATGGCAGTGAGTGATCCCGTAGCAGACATGCTGACCATCATCAGAAATGGTGGTAAGGCAGGGTTTGCCAAAGTGGATATCCCCGGATCAAAAGTGAAACTGGAAATGGTGCGGGTGCTGAAAGAACAAGGGTATATCAAGAATTATAAGTTTCTTGAAGATGGTACCCAGGGAAAAATCCGTGTTTATTTGAAATATATGAAAGAAGGCAAGCCGACCATTTTTGGTATTGATCGGGTCAGTAAGCCGTCTTGCAGGGTTTATAGTAAAGCACAGGAAATAAAGCCGGTTTTAAACGGCCTGGGAATCGCCATTGTATCGACATCAAAAGGGGTGATGACCGATAAACAGGCCAGGGAAGCGAACGTCGGCGGTGAAGTTCTTTGTAATGTTTGGTAA
- the rplD gene encoding 50S ribosomal protein L4 — MAAVDVLNSAGEKVSETQLPDEIFSVPVKASVLHDVVRSQLASRREGTAASKTRGVVKGSTRKLFRQKGTGNARAGSIKSPLRKGGGIIFGPSPRSYAYKVPKKVRKLALKMALSSKCEEKSLFVIDDFKLDQIKTKQLASVLEVLKLNNLLIVSDAQDDTLLELSSRNIPHVKVIKTAGLNVYDILKYKHLLLVESSIQNIQGRLS; from the coding sequence ATGGCAGCTGTAGATGTATTGAACAGTGCAGGTGAAAAAGTGTCTGAAACCCAGCTTCCTGATGAAATATTCAGCGTACCGGTTAAGGCAAGTGTTCTTCACGATGTGGTGCGATCCCAGCTCGCCTCCAGGCGGGAAGGGACAGCTGCGTCTAAAACACGTGGTGTGGTCAAAGGAAGCACCAGAAAGCTTTTCAGGCAGAAAGGAACCGGGAATGCGCGGGCCGGAAGTATCAAATCTCCGCTGAGAAAAGGTGGCGGAATTATTTTTGGGCCGTCTCCAAGATCTTATGCGTACAAGGTGCCGAAAAAAGTGAGAAAGCTTGCTTTGAAAATGGCTTTGAGCAGCAAGTGCGAAGAAAAATCACTTTTTGTAATCGATGATTTCAAATTGGACCAGATCAAGACAAAACAACTGGCTTCCGTTCTGGAAGTGCTGAAACTGAACAACCTGTTGATCGTATCGGATGCACAGGATGATACACTTCTGGAATTGTCTTCCCGGAATATCCCTCATGTGAAAGTGATCAAGACGGCAGGTCTGAATGTTTATGATATTTTGAAATACAAGCATCTCCTGCTGGTAGAGTCCAGTATTCAGAATATTCAGGGGAGGTTGAGCTGA
- the rpsQ gene encoding 30S ribosomal protein S17, producing MENMHKGKKKELKGLVTSDKMDKSVVVQVERYIQHKMYKKYIKQYKRYQAHDEKNECRIGDEVQIIETRPLSKLKRFRVTQITKKAV from the coding sequence ATGGAAAATATGCATAAAGGCAAGAAAAAAGAACTAAAGGGGCTGGTGACTTCAGATAAAATGGACAAATCCGTGGTTGTCCAGGTAGAGCGGTATATTCAGCATAAAATGTATAAAAAATATATCAAACAATACAAAAGATACCAGGCCCATGATGAAAAAAATGAATGCCGAATCGGGGATGAAGTGCAAATCATTGAAACCCGCCCCCTGAGTAAGCTGAAACGGTTCAGGGTGACTCAGATCACTAAAAAGGCCGTTTAA
- the rpsC gene encoding 30S ribosomal protein S3, protein MGQKVHPTGLRLGIIRTWDSRWYADKEYAEFVEEDFKVRKFLKNKLYHAGISKIEIERFSKQIRLRVYAARPGIIIGKKGSEIALLKKELEKILKPEVLIDIKEVRRPEIDAQLVAENIAQQLERRIAFRRAMKRSVTSAMRFGAKGIKIICSGRLGGAEMARTEWYKEGRIPLHTLRADVDYGFIEAKTTYGTIGIKTFIFKGEVVNPSEQMMATN, encoded by the coding sequence TTGGGCCAGAAAGTACATCCGACCGGATTAAGATTAGGCATCATCAGGACATGGGACTCCAGATGGTATGCAGACAAAGAGTATGCGGAATTTGTCGAGGAAGATTTCAAAGTCCGAAAATTTCTCAAAAACAAATTATACCATGCCGGTATTTCCAAAATTGAAATTGAACGGTTTTCCAAACAGATCCGGCTGAGAGTTTATGCGGCCAGACCCGGTATTATCATCGGGAAAAAAGGATCAGAGATTGCCCTGCTTAAAAAGGAGCTTGAAAAAATTCTTAAACCTGAGGTGCTAATCGATATCAAGGAAGTGCGTAGACCGGAAATTGACGCACAGCTGGTTGCTGAAAACATCGCTCAGCAACTGGAAAGACGGATTGCCTTCAGGCGCGCCATGAAGCGCAGCGTCACTTCAGCCATGCGGTTTGGTGCCAAGGGTATCAAAATTATTTGTTCCGGCCGACTGGGGGGTGCTGAAATGGCCAGAACAGAATGGTATAAAGAAGGACGGATCCCCCTCCACACCCTTCGGGCTGATGTGGATTACGGCTTTATTGAAGCCAAAACCACATACGGAACCATCGGCATCAAGACCTTTATATTCAAAGGTGAGGTGGTGAACCCGAGTGAACAGATGATGGCGACAAATTAG
- a CDS encoding type Z 30S ribosomal protein S14 gives MKKAESSCGIWECLLKIRYLKEERLAKKALIAKAKRTPKFSVRGYNRCPLCGRPRAFIRKAGICRICFRTLASEGKLPGVTKSSW, from the coding sequence ATGAAGAAGGCAGAGAGTTCCTGCGGTATCTGGGAATGCCTTTTAAAAATTAGATATCTGAAGGAGGAACGTTTGGCCAAGAAAGCGTTAATTGCAAAGGCAAAGAGAACACCCAAATTTTCTGTACGTGGGTACAACCGGTGCCCATTGTGCGGCAGACCGCGGGCTTTCATCCGTAAAGCGGGGATTTGCAGGATCTGTTTCAGAACCCTTGCCTCCGAGGGAAAGTTGCCCGGGGTTACCAAGTCCAGCTGGTAA
- the rplE gene encoding 50S ribosomal protein L5 has translation MTTLKEKYKTEIIPKLKETFNYTNGFQVPKLEKIVLNMGLGEAVQNPKIIESAAQELALIAGQKPVVTRAKKPIANFKIRADLPIGCKVTLRREKMYDFFERLVNIALPRVRDFKGVSAKAFDGRGNYSLGITEHIIFPEIDYDKTDSIKGLNVTVVTTAKTDEEGREFLRYLGMPFKN, from the coding sequence ATGACCACGCTAAAGGAAAAGTACAAAACCGAAATCATTCCCAAGTTAAAGGAAACCTTTAATTACACGAATGGATTTCAGGTGCCTAAATTAGAAAAAATTGTGCTGAATATGGGCTTGGGTGAAGCGGTTCAAAACCCCAAAATCATTGAATCAGCTGCACAGGAACTGGCATTGATCGCCGGGCAGAAGCCGGTGGTGACCCGGGCCAAAAAACCCATTGCCAATTTTAAGATACGAGCGGATCTGCCCATTGGATGCAAAGTGACCCTTCGGCGCGAAAAAATGTATGATTTTTTTGAACGACTGGTTAATATTGCATTGCCGCGTGTCAGGGATTTCAAAGGGGTTTCCGCCAAAGCGTTTGATGGCCGGGGAAACTACAGCCTGGGAATTACCGAACATATCATTTTCCCTGAAATTGATTATGATAAGACAGACAGCATCAAGGGCCTGAATGTCACGGTCGTCACTACGGCCAAAACTGATGAAGAAGGCAGAGAGTTCCTGCGGTATCTGGGAATGCCTTTTAAAAATTAG
- the rpsE gene encoding 30S ribosomal protein S5, translated as MEDNGLIDKVVRINRVAKVVKGGRNFSFSALVVVGDGEGSVGYGLGKATEVPEAIRKGMEKAKRNMVKIALLDGTVPFEVVGKAGAGRVLLKPASPGTGLIAGGGIRAVLEVAGVTDILTKCIGTHNTQNIVRATMAGLQSLCLKEDVARRRGLKPEEI; from the coding sequence ATGGAAGACAATGGATTAATCGATAAAGTCGTCAGAATCAACCGGGTGGCCAAAGTGGTCAAAGGCGGCCGGAATTTCAGCTTCAGTGCTCTGGTTGTGGTCGGCGATGGTGAAGGCAGTGTGGGGTACGGTTTAGGTAAAGCCACTGAAGTCCCTGAAGCCATTCGTAAAGGCATGGAAAAGGCCAAACGGAATATGGTTAAAATTGCTCTGTTAGACGGCACAGTGCCTTTTGAGGTGGTGGGCAAAGCCGGGGCCGGGCGCGTGTTGCTGAAACCCGCATCACCGGGTACGGGATTGATTGCCGGCGGCGGTATTCGTGCGGTACTGGAAGTGGCGGGTGTGACCGATATTTTGACCAAATGCATTGGGACCCACAACACGCAAAACATTGTCAGGGCAACCATGGCCGGTTTGCAGTCTCTTTGTCTGAAAGAGGATGTGGCCAGAAGGCGGGGCCTGAAACCGGAAGAAATTTGA
- the rplW gene encoding 50S ribosomal protein L23, giving the protein MKQYDIIRGPVVTEKTTLQKELNNQVTLQVDKKANRLEIKDAVERNFNTKVKQVRTIQVKGKVKQRGRIIGKRKDWKKAVVTLMPGQRIDFFEGV; this is encoded by the coding sequence ATGAAACAATACGATATCATCAGAGGGCCTGTGGTGACTGAAAAGACGACCCTTCAAAAGGAATTGAACAATCAGGTGACCCTGCAGGTTGACAAAAAAGCGAATCGCCTTGAGATCAAGGATGCGGTTGAAAGAAATTTCAACACCAAGGTGAAACAGGTCAGAACCATTCAGGTCAAGGGTAAAGTCAAGCAGCGGGGCCGGATTATCGGCAAGCGGAAAGATTGGAAAAAAGCTGTTGTGACGCTGATGCCAGGGCAACGAATTGATTTTTTTGAAGGCGTTTAG
- the rpmC gene encoding 50S ribosomal protein L29: MLKTGEIKEMGETQMQEKLVSLKKELFNLRFQNDIGQLENTAKLSEVKKDIARLYTVSRQMNVNIG; this comes from the coding sequence ATGTTGAAAACCGGTGAAATCAAGGAAATGGGGGAAACCCAGATGCAGGAAAAACTGGTGTCGCTGAAAAAAGAGCTTTTCAATCTTCGTTTTCAGAATGACATCGGCCAGCTCGAAAACACGGCAAAACTGTCTGAAGTCAAAAAAGACATTGCCCGGCTTTATACCGTATCCAGACAGATGAATGTGAACATTGGTTGA
- the rplX gene encoding 50S ribosomal protein L24, which translates to METRKIRIKKDDKVKVLTGKDKDKIGKVLKVIKKTNRVVVENINVVKVHQKPTQASPQGGIVEKNMPIDVSNLMLMCNACVKPTRVGTRKLENGKRVRVCKKCNEQIDA; encoded by the coding sequence ATGGAAACCAGAAAAATCAGAATAAAAAAAGATGATAAGGTAAAGGTCCTTACCGGTAAGGATAAAGATAAAATTGGTAAGGTGCTCAAGGTTATCAAAAAGACCAACCGCGTTGTCGTGGAAAATATCAACGTGGTAAAGGTCCATCAGAAACCCACACAGGCGAGCCCGCAGGGAGGAATTGTGGAAAAGAACATGCCCATAGATGTTTCCAATCTTATGCTCATGTGTAATGCCTGCGTGAAACCGACCCGGGTTGGTACCAGAAAACTGGAAAATGGTAAACGGGTTCGCGTCTGTAAAAAATGCAATGAGCAGATCGATGCTTAA
- the rplP gene encoding 50S ribosomal protein L16, which translates to MLSPKNVKYRKQFRGRTKGSPTRGNTLCFGDYGLQAVECGYVNARQIEAARVALTRYAKRAGKSWIRFFPDHPVTKKPAEVRMGKGKGATDAWVARVKPGKILYEMEGITRETAKEALRLAARKLSVKTRFVERN; encoded by the coding sequence ATGCTCAGTCCAAAAAATGTAAAATACCGAAAACAGTTCCGCGGCAGAACCAAAGGATCTCCGACACGGGGGAACACTTTGTGTTTTGGTGATTATGGACTACAGGCGGTTGAATGCGGCTATGTGAATGCCAGACAGATCGAGGCGGCCAGGGTCGCATTAACCCGATATGCAAAAAGAGCCGGTAAAAGCTGGATTCGTTTTTTCCCGGATCATCCGGTGACCAAAAAACCGGCTGAAGTTCGAATGGGTAAGGGTAAAGGCGCAACCGATGCCTGGGTCGCCCGGGTGAAACCCGGAAAGATTCTCTATGAAATGGAAGGCATTACCAGAGAGACAGCCAAAGAAGCATTGCGGCTCGCCGCCCGGAAACTTTCCGTGAAAACCCGTTTTGTGGAAAGGAATTAA
- the rpmD gene encoding 50S ribosomal protein L30 translates to MADKLRITQIRSTIGRPAKHARIVRSLGIKKMHQTVEHKNDPVILGQVKKVSHLLKVEEV, encoded by the coding sequence ATGGCTGATAAGTTAAGAATTACACAGATTCGGAGCACGATAGGACGTCCGGCGAAACACGCCCGGATTGTTCGATCTCTGGGCATCAAAAAGATGCACCAGACCGTGGAACACAAAAATGATCCTGTCATTCTGGGACAAGTTAAAAAAGTGTCTCACCTGTTGAAAGTAGAGGAGGTATAA
- the rplR gene encoding 50S ribosomal protein L18 — protein sequence MGNTSPKVMARLKRKKRIRKHMHGDKNRLRLSVFRSSSHIYAQIIDDTIGETLVSASTLDKDYKLHPVTGKKQEIAKAVGVLLGKKALDKGITKVMLDRNGFLYHGRIKALSDGAREAGLEF from the coding sequence ATGGGAAATACATCACCAAAAGTTATGGCAAGACTCAAGCGGAAAAAAAGAATCAGAAAGCACATGCATGGCGACAAAAACCGTCTCAGACTGAGTGTTTTCAGGAGTTCCAGCCACATTTATGCCCAGATTATTGACGATACCATCGGGGAAACCTTGGTGTCCGCCTCTACCTTGGATAAAGACTACAAGTTGCATCCCGTCACAGGCAAAAAACAGGAAATTGCCAAAGCAGTGGGTGTGCTTCTGGGTAAAAAAGCCTTGGACAAGGGTATTACAAAAGTGATGCTGGACCGGAATGGATTTCTGTATCATGGACGAATCAAAGCACTATCAGACGGGGCTCGTGAAGCTGGTCTGGAATTCTAA
- the rplO gene encoding 50S ribosomal protein L15, producing MQLHDLAPAPGSRKNRKRVGRGPGSGMGKTSTRGHKGLKARSGGSVRPGFEGGQMPIYRRLPKRGFTNIFKTNNAVLNIKDLERFEEGVTIDPQILYQANLVKGRVDGIKILGTGDVTRKLVLKNLLVSRTAREKIEAAGGSVE from the coding sequence ATGCAGCTTCATGATCTGGCCCCGGCGCCGGGAAGCAGAAAAAATAGAAAACGCGTGGGCAGAGGCCCGGGGTCGGGTATGGGAAAAACCTCTACCCGGGGTCATAAAGGCTTGAAAGCCCGTTCCGGGGGCAGTGTCAGACCCGGATTCGAAGGCGGACAGATGCCGATCTACCGGCGGTTGCCCAAACGCGGGTTTACAAACATATTTAAAACAAACAATGCGGTGTTGAATATAAAGGATCTGGAGCGGTTTGAAGAAGGCGTCACCATTGATCCGCAAATCCTGTATCAAGCCAATCTGGTCAAAGGCCGGGTCGACGGTATCAAGATTTTAGGCACAGGCGATGTAACCAGGAAACTGGTATTGAAAAATCTTCTGGTTTCCAGAACTGCCAGAGAAAAAATTGAAGCTGCCGGTGGCAGTGTTGAATAA
- the rplC gene encoding 50S ribosomal protein L3, whose protein sequence is MNGIIGKKIGMTSAFASDGRLVPVTVVQVGPCVVTQVKTQETDGYTALQLGFDETPVEKQNKPIAGHLKKATDKGYRVLKEFRSPSVEGVAPGTVVNLDIFSIGEKVTVTGTSKGRGFQGTIKRHGFSRGPETHGNRNHRKPGSIGNSAWPAKVIKGKRMPGHMGVEKETVKNLTVVDIKQNENLLLLKGAVPGPKTGIIKIYKTS, encoded by the coding sequence ATGAACGGAATAATCGGAAAAAAAATTGGGATGACCAGTGCCTTTGCATCGGATGGAAGGCTTGTTCCTGTTACTGTCGTGCAGGTGGGACCCTGTGTGGTTACACAGGTGAAAACACAAGAAACAGACGGGTACACAGCACTTCAGCTCGGTTTTGATGAAACCCCGGTTGAAAAGCAGAACAAACCAATTGCTGGTCATTTAAAAAAAGCGACAGACAAAGGGTACCGCGTATTAAAGGAATTCCGCAGCCCATCAGTTGAAGGTGTGGCGCCGGGTACAGTTGTGAATCTGGATATTTTTTCCATCGGTGAAAAAGTGACGGTGACAGGTACTTCCAAGGGACGTGGTTTCCAGGGTACTATCAAACGTCATGGATTCAGCCGGGGACCGGAAACCCATGGTAACAGAAATCATCGGAAACCAGGCTCCATCGGAAACAGTGCATGGCCTGCAAAGGTGATCAAGGGCAAACGCATGCCGGGCCATATGGGGGTCGAGAAGGAAACCGTAAAGAATCTGACTGTTGTGGATATTAAACAAAATGAAAATCTTTTGTTGCTGAAGGGCGCGGTTCCAGGGCCTAAAACAGGGATTATCAAGATTTATAAAACCAGTTAA
- the rplF gene encoding 50S ribosomal protein L6: protein MSRIGKKPVQLPDKVQITLNGDVIQVKGPKGNLERQIHPAVTIEMNDSVLEVKTDDQDRKKVALQGLFRSLIANMVTGVSNGYEKQLILAGIGYRAESKGTQLVLNVGYSNPVEFVLPEGVGAAVENNTKITLTAIDKELLGQTAANIRAIRPPEPYKGKGIMYVDERIIRKAGKTAGKN from the coding sequence ATGTCACGTATAGGAAAAAAGCCGGTTCAGCTTCCAGATAAGGTCCAGATTACCCTGAACGGGGATGTGATTCAGGTGAAGGGTCCAAAAGGCAATCTAGAACGGCAGATACATCCGGCAGTCACAATAGAGATGAACGATTCGGTACTGGAAGTTAAAACCGATGATCAGGATAGAAAAAAGGTCGCATTGCAGGGATTGTTCCGTTCTTTGATCGCCAATATGGTGACAGGTGTCAGCAACGGCTATGAAAAACAACTGATTTTGGCGGGCATCGGGTACCGGGCCGAATCCAAAGGGACTCAGTTGGTCCTGAATGTCGGGTATTCCAATCCGGTGGAATTTGTTCTTCCTGAAGGAGTCGGCGCTGCCGTGGAGAACAACACCAAGATAACGCTGACTGCAATTGATAAAGAATTGCTTGGTCAGACTGCGGCCAACATCAGGGCTATCAGACCTCCTGAACCTTATAAAGGCAAGGGAATCATGTATGTGGATGAACGGATTATCAGAAAAGCAGGCAAGACTGCGGGTAAAAACTAA
- the rplN gene encoding 50S ribosomal protein L14 encodes MIQTETRLTVADNSGAKELYCIKVLGGSKRRYASIGDVIIVSVKEAIPNAKVKKGDIVPAVIVRTKKEIFRPDGSAIRFDDNSAVVLTKNNEPVGTRIFGPVARELRAKRFMKIVSLAPDVL; translated from the coding sequence ATGATTCAAACGGAAACAAGACTGACGGTTGCAGACAACTCCGGTGCCAAGGAATTGTATTGTATCAAAGTGTTGGGTGGGTCCAAGAGAAGATATGCCAGCATTGGTGATGTCATTATCGTATCGGTCAAAGAAGCCATCCCTAATGCCAAGGTAAAAAAAGGCGATATCGTACCGGCTGTGATTGTCAGAACCAAAAAGGAAATTTTCAGACCGGACGGTTCAGCCATTCGGTTCGATGACAATTCAGCTGTGGTTCTGACCAAAAACAATGAACCGGTGGGAACCCGTATTTTCGGACCGGTAGCAAGAGAGTTGAGGGCAAAGCGATTCATGAAAATTGTTTCTCTGGCTCCTGACGTTTTGTAA
- the secY gene encoding preprotein translocase subunit SecY, with protein MIQNSYQNVLKLPDLKRKILMTLALLFVYRIGVHVPTPGIDATALASFFAAASGTLFSMFNMFSGGALERLSIFALGIMPYISASIILELMTVVVPHLAQLKKEGDAGRKKKTQYTRYGTVVLSIIQGFGISVGLESMTSPAGVAIVPDPGWGFRLVTIITLTAGTAFIMWLGEQITERGIGNGISLIIFAGIVAAMPSAIGNTVRLMSTGEMGIFAIIILLVIMVSVVACIIFMEQAQRRIPVHYAKRVVGRKMYGGQTSHLPLKINTAGVIPPIFASSIIMFPTTIAQFANMPILQTVAAMFSPGTIWYYLLYVGFIIFFCFFYTAVQFNPDDVADNMKKNGGYIPGIRPGKRTSEYIDKVLTRITLAGAIYVSAVCVLPTMLMDKFNVPFYFGGTALLIVVGVSIDTISQIESHLITGNYDGFLGRSGARRIKGRS; from the coding sequence ATGATACAAAACAGCTACCAGAATGTCTTGAAACTGCCTGATCTCAAACGCAAGATTCTGATGACGCTTGCATTGCTGTTTGTCTACCGCATCGGCGTCCATGTGCCGACCCCGGGGATTGACGCCACTGCGCTGGCCTCATTTTTTGCAGCTGCCTCCGGCACCCTGTTTTCCATGTTCAACATGTTTTCAGGTGGTGCACTGGAACGGTTGTCCATTTTTGCTCTGGGTATCATGCCTTACATCAGTGCCTCCATTATTCTGGAGTTGATGACGGTGGTCGTTCCTCACCTGGCCCAGCTTAAAAAGGAAGGGGATGCGGGACGCAAGAAGAAAACCCAGTACACCCGCTATGGCACCGTGGTTTTGAGCATCATTCAGGGCTTTGGTATCAGTGTGGGCCTGGAATCCATGACATCTCCGGCCGGCGTTGCCATTGTGCCGGATCCGGGATGGGGTTTTCGCCTGGTGACGATCATTACATTGACCGCCGGTACCGCATTTATCATGTGGCTGGGGGAACAGATCACGGAAAGAGGGATCGGAAACGGCATCTCCCTGATTATTTTTGCCGGTATTGTGGCCGCCATGCCGTCTGCCATCGGCAATACTGTCCGGCTGATGAGCACGGGTGAAATGGGAATCTTTGCCATCATCATTCTGCTGGTTATCATGGTCAGCGTGGTGGCCTGCATCATTTTTATGGAACAGGCCCAGCGAAGGATACCGGTGCATTATGCCAAACGGGTGGTGGGTCGCAAAATGTACGGCGGTCAAACTTCGCATCTGCCGTTGAAAATCAACACCGCCGGTGTGATTCCACCCATTTTTGCGTCTTCCATCATCATGTTTCCCACCACGATTGCGCAGTTTGCCAACATGCCCATACTGCAGACCGTTGCAGCCATGTTCAGCCCGGGTACCATCTGGTATTATCTGTTGTATGTGGGATTTATCATTTTTTTCTGCTTTTTTTATACGGCCGTACAGTTCAATCCGGATGATGTGGCAGATAACATGAAAAAAAATGGTGGGTATATTCCTGGAATCCGTCCGGGGAAACGGACGTCTGAATATATCGACAAAGTGTTGACGAGGATCACGCTGGCAGGTGCCATCTATGTATCTGCCGTATGTGTGCTTCCCACCATGCTCATGGATAAATTCAACGTGCCTTTTTATTTCGGCGGTACAGCGCTGTTGATCGTGGTCGGGGTTTCCATCGATACCATTTCACAGATCGAATCCCATTTGATTACGGGCAATTATGACGGTTTTCTTGGAAGGTCCGGCGCCAGGCGCATTAAGGGCAGATCTTAA
- the rplV gene encoding 50S ribosomal protein L22: MEVKASTKFARISPFKLRLPIGEVKGKSAEQALTTLKFMPLKAAGIIHKTLESAVANAAHNNELDVDKLIVKNIIVDQGPSLKRFRARARGRASRILKRTSHLTVIVAQID, encoded by the coding sequence ATGGAAGTAAAAGCAAGTACAAAATTTGCAAGGATATCACCGTTCAAGCTTCGGCTGCCCATCGGCGAGGTCAAAGGAAAAAGTGCGGAACAGGCGTTGACGACTTTGAAATTTATGCCTTTGAAGGCGGCTGGAATTATCCATAAGACGCTTGAATCCGCAGTTGCCAATGCAGCGCATAACAACGAGCTGGACGTGGATAAACTGATTGTAAAAAATATTATCGTCGATCAGGGGCCCTCTTTGAAACGATTTCGTGCGAGAGCCAGAGGAAGAGCCAGCAGAATTTTAAAACGTACCAGTCATTTAACTGTAATAGTCGCTCAGATCGACTAA